The genomic region TCCTTCAGCCTTGCACTCGCTTCATACACAATGCTATTCACTGCATCTGCTCTTTTCTCAGCCTCCAAACCCTGAACCAACAGCACACCAAAACCATGAATTTCAGAAGTACCATCATTAAGAACTAGGGCACAGCTAAAACTTACTTGAAGAAGTTTAATGATATGGCCGGTTCCAAACACTCTCTGCACGATTGCGAACTTGTCTGGATCATCGGGAGGAAAATAAGGAGCCAAAATGCATTCTTCTGCGCATTTCTTGCGTTGTACTCTGCAGGGAGCACAGGAAACAATCTTTCTTTTTCCCATACGAAGAAAAAAAATGTTCTCAATGTGTACTGATACGGCAACAAAGCGGCTTAATAATATTATACGGTGCGGCATGATCTATATAAATATATCACAGGCGGGAAATTAGTCAATAATTTACGCTACTCTTGTAAGCAACAACGAAGTTGCTTGAAATGTTTTCGCAAGTTCTGGGAAAGTATGTTCATGTTTTGTGAGGACCGCAGCCGACTTGACTGATACTTCATATGTCGGTGAGATTATTTATGCTGAGTTTGATTTCAATCTGGTAATCATTATAACCCTtctttttcttgttggttttgatttTGCAGTCAGATGTACAGAATTGTAGCGTATTATGCAGCGACACGC from Cryptomeria japonica chromosome 3, Sugi_1.0, whole genome shotgun sequence harbors:
- the LOC131069564 gene encoding LOB domain-containing protein 1-like, with protein sequence MPHRIILLSRFVAVSVHIENIFFLRMGKRKIVSCAPCRVQRKKCAEECILAPYFPPDDPDKFAIVQRVFGTGHIIKLLQVSFSCALVLNDGTSEIHGFGVLLVQGLEAEKRADAVNSIVYEASARLKDPVHGCAKEIDQLQKQIAGLESQLAVKQAELKDMRSEYDNLVLLVGTASLDSQLVQYPTFSAPQPREDGMYDEVDPLLSWGLLWEE